A genomic segment from Tuwongella immobilis encodes:
- the glgA gene encoding glycogen synthase GlgA — protein MANAPQSLSILVAASEVVGFAKTGGLADVAGALPVALARRGHRTAAILPLYRGIRTGKQPIAPTEHTLAVPVGDRIIPCRLWQSTFPDSDVPVYLVENSDYFERDDPSQGRGIYQYLDHTGYKRDYPDSAERYIFFCRAVMEAIAVLGYPLDILHANDWQTGLLPVYLKELYRYRPAYQKIRSLFTIHNIAYQGTFKPDVYPLLGLDWRLFNHRQMEFWGQVNFLKSGIIFADWVNTVSPTYAQEIQTPYYGCGLEGVLSERRNRLSGIVNGIDPDLWNPATDPFIPAHYDVESVEIGKPKCKAALQQEFGLPQEPRSPLIGVVARLVDQKGIDIILKAADGMLAKGVQLVVLGEGDPMYHRMLTELAQRFPQQVGLRLKFDEALAHRIEAGADLFLMPSLFEPSGLNQLYSLRFGTVPIVRATGGLFDTISDSTPEQLSAGTATGFRFAGYSAPELTGAIDRALEMYRHHPEQFLQVVRTGMRQDWSWNRSALGYEQLCIRLIEERDGIASGNHDGLRRWSAAGTEIRGVRP, from the coding sequence ATGGCGAATGCCCCTCAATCCTTGTCGATTCTGGTTGCCGCTTCGGAAGTGGTTGGATTTGCGAAGACCGGCGGCCTGGCCGATGTCGCGGGGGCGCTGCCGGTGGCACTCGCGCGGCGTGGCCATCGCACGGCGGCGATTCTGCCGTTGTATCGCGGCATTCGCACCGGCAAACAGCCAATCGCCCCCACCGAACATACGCTCGCGGTTCCCGTCGGCGATCGAATCATTCCCTGTCGCCTGTGGCAGTCGACCTTCCCGGATTCGGATGTTCCTGTCTATTTGGTCGAAAATTCGGACTATTTTGAGCGGGACGATCCGTCGCAGGGTCGCGGGATCTACCAATATCTCGACCACACCGGCTACAAACGCGACTATCCCGACAGTGCCGAGCGGTACATATTCTTTTGCCGCGCGGTCATGGAAGCGATTGCGGTGTTGGGCTACCCGCTGGATATCCTTCACGCCAACGATTGGCAGACCGGACTATTGCCGGTATATCTGAAGGAATTGTATCGGTATCGGCCTGCGTATCAGAAGATTCGCTCGCTATTTACCATCCACAATATCGCCTATCAGGGCACCTTTAAACCGGATGTCTACCCGCTCTTGGGATTGGATTGGCGGTTGTTTAATCATCGGCAGATGGAATTCTGGGGCCAAGTGAACTTTCTGAAGTCGGGGATCATCTTCGCGGATTGGGTCAACACGGTCAGCCCGACCTATGCCCAGGAAATTCAAACGCCGTACTACGGCTGCGGGTTGGAAGGCGTGCTTTCCGAGCGGCGGAATCGGCTCTCGGGAATCGTCAACGGCATCGACCCGGATTTGTGGAACCCCGCCACCGATCCGTTTATCCCCGCGCATTACGATGTGGAGAGCGTGGAAATCGGCAAGCCGAAGTGCAAAGCCGCACTGCAACAGGAGTTCGGACTGCCGCAAGAACCGCGAAGCCCGCTGATCGGCGTGGTGGCGCGGCTCGTCGATCAAAAGGGGATCGATATCATTCTGAAGGCCGCCGATGGCATGCTCGCCAAGGGCGTGCAGTTGGTGGTGCTGGGCGAGGGTGATCCGATGTATCACCGCATGCTCACCGAGTTGGCCCAGCGATTTCCGCAGCAAGTCGGATTGCGGCTGAAGTTCGATGAGGCACTGGCGCATCGCATTGAAGCCGGAGCCGACCTGTTCCTGATGCCGAGTCTGTTTGAGCCATCCGGGCTGAATCAACTGTATAGCCTGCGGTTCGGTACCGTGCCGATTGTTCGTGCGACGGGCGGATTGTTCGACACGATCAGCGATTCGACTCCCGAACAACTCAGTGCTGGGACTGCAACCGGATTCCGATTCGCGGGCTACTCCGCACCGGAACTCACCGGCGCAATCGATCGCGCGTTGGAGATGTACCGGCATCATCCCGAGCAATTCTTGCAGGTGGTTCGCACGGGGATGCGGCAAGATTGGTCGTGGAATCGCAGCGCGTTGGGATACGAGCAGTTGTGCATTCGTCTGATCGAGGAACGCGACGGCATCGCCAGCGGCAATCACGATGGCCTGCGGCGCTGGTCGGCAGCGGGGACGGAAATTCGCGGAGTTCGTCCGTGA
- a CDS encoding sensor histidine kinase, giving the protein MTGEEVLALSTETESLRQQLLQAQRLSSVGALASSVAHEFNNILTTIINYAKIGLRSEDPAAKNVAFEKVLKGSSRAATIVGSMLGFARNQSQRREPTELVPLVDEVLLLTEKDLAKHRIQLEKNYRIRPIVPIVPGQIEQILVNLIINARQAMPNGGRLKLEIRQSDTENMVEVRIADSGVGIPPEQLRLIFEPFYTTKQPDEYGNGGTGLGLSVCRQIIEQHHGRIRVESIVGKGSTFTVKLPVHFPDEAETVDG; this is encoded by the coding sequence ATGACCGGCGAAGAGGTTCTCGCACTCAGCACGGAAACGGAATCGTTACGCCAGCAATTGCTGCAAGCGCAACGGCTCAGTTCCGTCGGCGCGTTGGCGTCGAGTGTGGCGCACGAATTTAATAATATCCTGACGACAATCATTAACTATGCGAAAATTGGCCTGCGCTCGGAAGATCCCGCCGCCAAGAATGTCGCTTTCGAGAAGGTGCTCAAGGGGAGTTCCCGAGCGGCGACCATCGTCGGCAGCATGCTCGGATTCGCCCGCAATCAATCGCAACGGCGCGAGCCAACCGAATTGGTGCCGTTGGTCGATGAAGTGCTGCTGCTGACCGAGAAGGATCTCGCCAAGCATCGCATTCAATTGGAAAAGAATTATCGCATTCGTCCGATTGTGCCGATCGTGCCCGGACAAATCGAACAGATTCTCGTGAATCTGATTATCAACGCCCGGCAAGCGATGCCCAACGGCGGGCGGCTCAAGCTCGAAATTCGCCAAAGCGATACCGAGAACATGGTCGAAGTCCGCATTGCCGATAGCGGCGTCGGCATTCCGCCGGAACAACTGCGACTGATCTTCGAGCCGTTCTACACCACCAAACAGCCGGACGAATACGGCAACGGCGGCACCGGGTTGGGACTCTCGGTCTGCCGACAGATTATCGAGCAGCATCACGGCCGAATTCGCGTCGAAAGCATCGTCGGCAAAGGTTCCACCTTTACCGTGAAGCTCCCGGTGCATTTCCCCGATGAAGCCGAAACGGTGGACGGGTAA
- a CDS encoding galactose-1-phosphate uridylyltransferase, producing MSQSNLRRDPLFGRTVLIAPERASRPIQTHSPTAPLHADASLTCPFCPGHEADTPDPVYCSVRDDRSSWDVRVVPNRFPAVRMPESGGGIDPAMEILVGPASLPLFGQHDVIIECPEHVRSLATLPARQVQAVLRAYRARCLQLRQDSRLRSATLFKNVGAMAGASLDHSHSQLITLPVVPPLLERKCLAFAEAGPEWGDSPLARMLEQEKRDGVRWIAETEHAACFAPYASRFAYEAWIVPKTPAAHFEDLGDVPLDEIGLLLHHLLRCLEECLGSPAFNWVIHTAPWHSGGFSRFHWHLELIPRLHQAAGFEWGTDLIINPTAPEEAAAVYRSHLRSNSGTVAPSTE from the coding sequence GTGAGTCAGTCGAATCTGCGCCGCGATCCGCTGTTTGGCCGCACCGTGCTCATCGCTCCAGAGCGGGCATCGCGGCCGATCCAGACGCATTCGCCGACTGCGCCACTGCATGCCGATGCCTCGTTGACCTGCCCGTTTTGTCCGGGTCACGAAGCCGACACGCCCGACCCGGTCTATTGCAGCGTTCGAGACGATCGCTCCTCGTGGGATGTGCGGGTGGTGCCGAATCGCTTCCCGGCGGTGCGGATGCCGGAGAGCGGCGGCGGAATCGACCCCGCGATGGAGATTCTTGTCGGCCCGGCGAGTCTGCCGCTGTTTGGCCAACATGATGTGATTATCGAATGCCCCGAGCATGTCCGCAGCCTCGCCACCCTGCCCGCCCGACAAGTTCAAGCCGTCTTGCGAGCGTATCGCGCCCGCTGCTTGCAATTGCGTCAAGACAGCCGACTCCGCTCGGCGACGCTGTTTAAGAATGTCGGTGCCATGGCCGGGGCATCGCTCGATCATTCGCATTCGCAACTCATTACCCTGCCAGTGGTTCCGCCGTTATTAGAGCGAAAATGTCTGGCATTCGCTGAAGCCGGACCGGAATGGGGGGATTCGCCCTTGGCCCGAATGTTGGAGCAGGAAAAGCGCGATGGCGTGCGATGGATTGCAGAGACGGAACACGCCGCCTGCTTTGCCCCGTATGCGAGTCGGTTTGCATATGAAGCCTGGATTGTGCCCAAGACACCGGCCGCGCATTTTGAAGATCTCGGCGATGTTCCCCTGGACGAAATTGGCTTGCTTCTCCATCATTTACTACGGTGTCTGGAGGAATGCCTGGGTTCGCCCGCGTTCAACTGGGTGATTCATACCGCCCCGTGGCATTCCGGCGGATTCTCGCGGTTTCATTGGCATCTGGAGCTGATTCCGCGATTGCATCAAGCGGCGGGCTTCGAGTGGGGTACCGATTTGATTATCAACCCCACAGCACCAGAAGAGGCGGCGGCGGTCTATCGTTCGCATCTTCGCTCAAATAGCGGCACGGTGGCTCCTTCGACCGAGTGA
- a CDS encoding 5-oxoprolinase subunit B family protein — translation MTATAPPSRGHLPTMEPIGDCGWMFRFPNESQAIAFTQIMRRRAASGEANWLEDVVPAYSTVGVFVDSQIVSHAHAGTQLADWLHADSAAAPTIAKATFATVLHRIPCCYELGPDLDRVATKTGRSAEQVIARHTAEIYTVYAIGFCPGFPYLGYLPAELTGVPRLESPRLRVEPGSVGLTGRQTGLYPLARPGGWNLIGRTPLTIVDVEQDFFPIHVGDQVQFVRIDAREFDARFGERLPNPRGG, via the coding sequence ATGACCGCGACCGCCCCCCCATCGCGCGGCCATCTTCCGACGATGGAACCGATTGGCGATTGCGGCTGGATGTTTCGATTCCCGAATGAATCGCAAGCGATTGCCTTCACGCAAATAATGCGTCGGCGAGCGGCGAGCGGCGAGGCAAATTGGCTCGAGGATGTGGTGCCCGCGTATTCCACCGTTGGCGTGTTCGTTGATTCGCAGATCGTGTCGCATGCACATGCTGGCACGCAACTTGCGGATTGGCTGCATGCCGATTCAGCCGCCGCGCCCACGATTGCGAAGGCGACATTCGCCACGGTGTTGCATCGCATTCCGTGCTGTTACGAATTGGGGCCGGACCTCGACCGAGTCGCCACGAAGACAGGCCGATCCGCCGAGCAAGTCATCGCCCGGCATACCGCCGAAATCTATACGGTGTACGCGATCGGCTTCTGTCCTGGATTCCCGTATTTGGGCTATCTGCCTGCGGAATTGACCGGCGTGCCGCGACTGGAATCGCCACGCCTGCGCGTCGAGCCGGGAAGTGTCGGACTCACCGGCCGTCAGACGGGGTTATACCCATTGGCACGGCCCGGCGGCTGGAATCTGATTGGTCGCACGCCGTTGACGATTGTCGATGTGGAGCAGGATTTTTTCCCCATTCATGTGGGGGATCAGGTGCAGTTTGTTCGCATTGATGCGCGAGAATTCGATGCCCGTTTCGGCGAACGGCTGCCGAATCCCCGTGGTGGTTGA
- a CDS encoding diguanylate cyclase domain-containing protein, which translates to MLEIDIPVLLVLQSPPLTQQLHRHLIDLGIEPTLIRSVATLEASLDELHQSPEAIILFDAMLPGAQEDLLGRYTAVAPRTCRVVVLRREDSHHSTRSFLQAGADGVISETGLTVTGLESLLEHAWFTRNLRLELHQVRSEIEHARAQLRLISTTDTQTGLSHGRYFEERLAEDWRRAAPVGGLISLIGIAIDGFDSWVSRTPPMILEEFLQTLARRLQNSIRRAGDLPARLGRDRFVVLLPRADQRVLQAVLQRLAQKIARDRLLAPPGCEWPTVTLAGITEMAHRDGVPTNLIVTIGNALTQGQRQGGDRIVTLEPTP; encoded by the coding sequence ATGCTGGAAATCGACATTCCTGTCTTGTTGGTTCTGCAGTCGCCGCCGCTCACGCAACAACTCCACCGACATCTCATTGATTTGGGGATCGAGCCGACGTTGATTCGCTCCGTCGCCACGCTGGAAGCCAGTTTGGACGAACTGCACCAATCGCCCGAAGCCATTATTCTGTTCGATGCCATGCTGCCCGGCGCGCAGGAAGATCTGCTGGGCCGATATACCGCAGTTGCCCCCCGCACCTGTCGCGTGGTGGTTCTCCGCCGGGAAGATTCGCACCATTCCACCCGGAGTTTTTTGCAAGCGGGTGCCGACGGCGTCATCTCCGAAACCGGACTCACCGTCACCGGGTTGGAATCGCTGTTGGAACATGCTTGGTTTACCCGCAATCTGCGGTTGGAACTGCACCAAGTTCGCAGCGAAATCGAACACGCGCGGGCCCAATTACGACTCATCAGCACCACCGACACCCAAACCGGCCTCAGCCATGGTCGCTATTTCGAGGAACGACTCGCCGAAGATTGGCGACGAGCGGCCCCCGTCGGCGGCTTGATTTCGCTCATCGGAATCGCCATTGACGGCTTCGATTCCTGGGTCAGCCGCACACCGCCGATGATTCTCGAAGAATTTCTGCAAACCCTCGCCCGACGCTTGCAAAATAGTATCCGACGGGCTGGCGATCTCCCGGCACGATTGGGTCGGGATCGCTTTGTCGTGCTTCTCCCGCGCGCCGATCAGCGCGTGTTGCAAGCGGTGCTGCAACGTCTCGCGCAGAAAATCGCTCGCGATCGACTGCTCGCCCCGCCCGGCTGCGAGTGGCCCACGGTCACCCTCGCCGGCATCACCGAAATGGCCCATCGCGACGGCGTCCCCACCAATCTCATCGTCACCATCGGCAACGCGCTCACTCAGGGGCAACGTCAAGGCGGCGATCGCATCGTCACGCTGGAGCCAACGCCATGA